The Chryseobacterium nakagawai genome has a segment encoding these proteins:
- a CDS encoding MBL fold metallo-hydrolase — MLQIQGFVCNFASENTYILYNENKNAWLIDPGNMNEQETQAIDNFIKEKELNIQKILLTHAHIDHVLGLQWAFDTFKVPVNMHQEDQEVLNMLQASGMRFGFPVDPVKVDIEYINEGEELELDGEKFKIYHVPGHSPGSVVYHNENQKFMISGDVLFEGSIGRTDLYKGNYDQLIDGIKTKLFVLDPDTQVFSGHGNPTSIGFEKQYNPFFK; from the coding sequence ATGCTTCAGATTCAAGGTTTCGTATGCAACTTCGCGAGTGAGAATACCTATATTCTTTATAATGAAAATAAAAATGCCTGGTTAATAGATCCAGGAAATATGAATGAGCAGGAAACCCAAGCCATTGATAATTTTATCAAAGAAAAAGAACTGAACATTCAGAAAATTCTTTTAACTCATGCACATATTGACCATGTTTTGGGGCTTCAGTGGGCATTTGATACATTTAAAGTTCCTGTGAATATGCATCAGGAAGATCAGGAAGTTCTTAATATGCTTCAGGCGAGTGGAATGAGATTCGGATTCCCTGTTGATCCTGTAAAAGTAGATATCGAATACATTAACGAAGGAGAAGAACTTGAGCTGGATGGAGAGAAATTCAAAATTTATCATGTTCCTGGACATTCTCCGGGAAGTGTTGTTTATCACAACGAAAATCAGAAATTCATGATCTCCGGTGATGTACTTTTTGAAGGTAGTATCGGCAGAACAGATCTTTACAAAGGAAATTATGACCAATTAATTGATGGTATCAAAACAAAACTTTTCGTACTGGACCCTGACACACAGGTTTTCTCCGGTCATGGAAACCCTACTTCGATTGGTTTTGAAAAGCAGTATAATCCGTTTTTTAAATAG
- a CDS encoding TonB-dependent receptor, whose product MKKKSIFLIAATAVLYFNKAYAQETPQDSVKVSSIDQVVITGNSNPKKKIESSTAISTFSAKEIQKQNPISAAALLQRVPGFAVETSGGEVGNNLFARGIPSAGAYEFVQVQEDGLPVFEDGALQFANADNFFRVDNSVSRLEALRGGSGSIYANNSPGGLINFITKEGTNDFKGTAKLETSTYGLMRTDLNVGGALVKDKLFFNIGGFYRSDDGIRKTGFKANNGGQIRMNLKYVFDKGYVKVYYKKLDDRNTFFLPIPLTQDGDKLKGFNGFDPNYGTYSYRAISQLNIPQAGGGFFSRNLEDGIHPKVDVLGAEFKYDLGGNFSVLNKTRYTNIDMNYTGIFPAGAPQTGADFAKGMGMTNYQYSMVSSGALVDPQFVQKLGFWAIDKQMNNFVNDLQFNYKFDKGNVTAGFYKSNWKSHQYWNWSNILTTATDRPELLNLVDPSLSPSSVGYSKTYNGVTDMSTLLRDSQIQGSLNDLYLNLDYNVTDALSFNGGIRYSRDFYRGYKVNTTTANLNNSGLTVDGTHGFDTTTADDHMNVLGNQFTYWYYDINKISYTLASNYKINRENAIYARFSHGFRSPNEEAYYNNIGNLSVVKPVLTNQLEVGYKYYSRTFDIAVIPFYSALKNLSFTDVYSDGTSENKFANTTNFGVEIEGYARLFNNVFEVTFNGTIQNPKYKDFNGRNADGTTFDYSGNIVRRIPKFYFNIAPAVNITKEWRAYVSMNYYGKRFQNEGNTDDNILPSFTEFGAGMSYQLGKIRFAVDGTNIFNTIGITEGDPRSQTVAGNIRMARPIMGAAARASITLDF is encoded by the coding sequence ATGAAAAAAAAATCAATCTTTTTAATTGCCGCAACTGCTGTATTATATTTCAATAAAGCATATGCACAGGAAACTCCACAAGATTCTGTGAAGGTTTCTTCTATCGATCAGGTTGTCATTACAGGGAATTCCAATCCCAAGAAAAAAATAGAATCCAGTACTGCTATTTCCACATTCAGTGCCAAGGAAATTCAAAAGCAGAATCCCATCAGTGCAGCAGCTTTGCTACAGAGAGTTCCGGGATTTGCTGTGGAAACTTCAGGAGGAGAGGTTGGAAATAACCTTTTTGCAAGAGGAATTCCGTCTGCAGGAGCATACGAATTTGTGCAGGTTCAGGAAGATGGTCTTCCGGTTTTTGAAGATGGAGCACTTCAGTTTGCCAATGCAGATAATTTTTTCCGTGTAGATAATTCTGTAAGCCGTCTGGAAGCTTTAAGAGGAGGGTCAGGGTCTATTTATGCCAATAATTCTCCGGGAGGGCTTATCAACTTTATTACCAAAGAAGGAACTAATGACTTTAAAGGAACTGCCAAGCTTGAAACCAGTACTTATGGATTAATGCGTACAGATCTTAATGTGGGGGGTGCTTTGGTGAAAGATAAATTATTCTTCAATATAGGTGGTTTCTATAGATCAGATGACGGAATCAGAAAAACAGGATTCAAAGCTAATAATGGTGGGCAGATCAGAATGAATCTGAAGTATGTCTTTGATAAAGGCTACGTTAAAGTGTATTATAAAAAACTGGATGACAGAAATACCTTCTTCCTTCCGATTCCATTGACGCAAGATGGAGATAAATTAAAAGGATTCAACGGTTTTGATCCTAATTATGGAACGTACAGTTACAGAGCCATCAGTCAGTTAAACATTCCACAGGCCGGAGGCGGTTTTTTCAGCAGAAACCTGGAAGATGGAATTCATCCGAAAGTAGATGTATTGGGAGCAGAATTTAAATATGACTTGGGTGGAAACTTCAGCGTTTTAAATAAAACCCGGTACACCAATATAGATATGAACTATACGGGAATTTTCCCGGCAGGAGCGCCTCAAACCGGAGCAGATTTTGCGAAAGGTATGGGAATGACCAATTACCAATACTCTATGGTAAGCAGTGGAGCATTGGTGGATCCTCAATTTGTTCAAAAACTAGGGTTCTGGGCGATTGATAAGCAGATGAATAATTTTGTGAATGATTTACAGTTCAATTATAAATTCGACAAGGGAAATGTAACGGCCGGATTTTATAAATCAAACTGGAAATCCCATCAATACTGGAACTGGAGTAATATCCTGACTACTGCTACAGACAGGCCCGAGCTGCTAAACCTGGTAGATCCATCTCTTAGTCCAAGCAGTGTAGGATATTCTAAAACGTATAACGGAGTGACGGATATGTCTACTTTGCTTAGAGATTCACAGATCCAGGGAAGTCTGAATGATCTTTATTTAAATCTGGATTACAATGTGACGGATGCATTAAGCTTTAATGGAGGAATCCGCTACAGCCGCGATTTCTACAGAGGATACAAAGTTAATACGACTACAGCCAATCTTAATAATTCAGGGTTAACCGTTGATGGAACTCATGGTTTTGATACCACGACTGCTGATGACCATATGAATGTACTCGGAAATCAGTTTACCTATTGGTATTACGATATTAATAAAATCTCTTATACATTGGCATCTAATTATAAGATCAATCGTGAAAATGCAATATATGCCCGTTTTTCTCACGGATTCAGATCTCCAAATGAAGAAGCGTATTACAATAATATAGGAAATTTAAGTGTTGTAAAACCTGTATTAACCAACCAGTTGGAAGTAGGGTATAAGTATTATTCCCGTACTTTCGATATTGCAGTGATTCCTTTCTATTCGGCACTTAAAAACCTTTCATTTACAGATGTTTACTCAGACGGAACTTCGGAAAATAAATTTGCCAATACTACCAATTTTGGGGTAGAAATTGAAGGATATGCGAGATTATTCAATAATGTCTTTGAAGTTACTTTCAACGGAACCATTCAGAATCCGAAATATAAAGATTTTAACGGACGAAATGCTGATGGTACTACCTTCGATTATAGTGGAAATATTGTAAGAAGAATTCCTAAGTTCTATTTCAATATTGCACCTGCGGTGAATATTACCAAAGAATGGAGAGCGTATGTGAGCATGAATTATTATGGAAAACGTTTCCAGAATGAAGGAAATACAGATGATAATATTCTGCCTTCATTTACTGAATTTGGAGCCGGAATGTCTTATCAGTTAGGAAAAATTCGCTTTGCAGTAGATGGAACCAATATCTTTAATACGATCGGAATTACAGAAGGAGATCCAAGGTCTCAGACTGTAGCCGGAAATATAAGAATGGCAAGACCTATTATGGGAGCAGCTGCCAGAGCATCTATTACTTTAGATTTCTAA
- a CDS encoding trehalase family glycosidase codes for MSNQLYIKEIQVLFDAVQKSKIFEDQKMMTDAVPLFPIAEINATYEQEKNAAGFDLKNFVMTYFDFLGAKVSIRREDHLPIGQHIEKLWDELTRTAYEEKGTLLKLPKPYIVPGGRFNEFFYWDSYFIMLGLQVSGRVEMMENIVENCSYLIQNVGFVPNASRTHFLSRSQPPYFSLMLDLLAETKNDETVYTQYYDTLEKEYAFWMDGEEEAKIGTGLKRVVKTKDGYVLNRYYDTENEPRPESYLIDIEDQENALGEEFYRNIRSACESGWDFSSRWFADGEHIQTIETLNLAQVDLNCLLWHLETTLAKSSALQHLKDKENYFTERAASRRHMINKYFWDEKTKIYKDYHIQKNTKTTSEHIAALYPLFLGIADQKQAKAVAETIFEKFLYPGGLVTTTKKTGQQWDLPNAWAPYQWLGFKAMKNYGFDDEAELIKNNWCSNVERVYKNTGKLMEKYNALDTETIAGGGEYPNQDGFGWTNGVYLKLQQN; via the coding sequence ATGAGTAATCAGCTTTATATAAAAGAAATCCAGGTACTTTTTGATGCTGTACAAAAGTCGAAGATTTTTGAAGATCAGAAAATGATGACGGATGCCGTTCCTTTATTTCCGATTGCGGAGATTAATGCAACATACGAACAGGAAAAAAATGCTGCCGGTTTCGACCTGAAAAATTTTGTGATGACTTATTTTGATTTTCTAGGGGCTAAAGTTTCTATCCGTAGAGAAGATCATCTTCCAATCGGGCAGCATATAGAAAAGCTTTGGGATGAATTGACACGCACAGCTTACGAAGAAAAAGGCACTCTTTTAAAATTACCAAAACCTTATATCGTTCCGGGTGGACGTTTCAATGAGTTTTTTTATTGGGATAGCTATTTTATTATGCTTGGGCTACAGGTTTCAGGTAGAGTAGAAATGATGGAGAATATTGTAGAAAACTGTTCTTACCTGATTCAAAATGTTGGATTTGTTCCCAATGCCAGCAGGACTCATTTCTTAAGCCGCTCACAGCCTCCCTATTTTTCGCTGATGCTTGATCTTCTTGCTGAGACTAAAAATGATGAAACTGTTTATACTCAATATTATGATACTTTAGAAAAAGAATATGCTTTCTGGATGGACGGGGAAGAGGAAGCAAAAATTGGGACAGGGTTGAAAAGAGTAGTAAAAACTAAGGATGGATATGTCCTGAACAGATATTATGACACAGAAAACGAACCTCGTCCTGAAAGTTATCTGATTGATATTGAAGACCAGGAAAATGCATTAGGAGAAGAATTTTACAGAAATATAAGAAGCGCCTGCGAATCCGGCTGGGATTTTTCCAGCAGATGGTTTGCAGATGGAGAACATATACAGACGATTGAAACGCTGAACCTTGCTCAGGTAGATTTAAACTGTCTTTTATGGCATTTAGAAACAACACTTGCAAAATCGTCAGCGCTGCAGCATCTGAAAGACAAAGAAAATTATTTTACTGAAAGAGCAGCAAGCCGAAGACATATGATTAATAAATACTTCTGGGATGAAAAGACGAAGATTTACAAAGATTATCATATCCAAAAAAACACAAAAACAACGTCTGAACATATTGCTGCTCTTTACCCTTTATTTCTGGGAATTGCAGATCAGAAACAGGCCAAAGCAGTGGCTGAAACCATTTTTGAAAAATTTTTATATCCGGGAGGGTTGGTTACTACGACTAAAAAAACAGGTCAACAATGGGATTTACCCAATGCATGGGCTCCTTATCAATGGCTTGGCTTTAAAGCCATGAAAAATTATGGTTTTGATGATGAGGCGGAACTTATTAAAAACAACTGGTGTTCAAATGTGGAAAGAGTGTATAAGAACACTGGGAAATTGATGGAAAAATACAATGCATTAGATACGGAAACAATTGCAGGAGGCGGGGAATATCCCAATCAGGACGGATTCGGTTGGACGAATGGAGTGTATTTAAAACTACAACAAAACTGA
- a CDS encoding MFS transporter, with protein MKNFNIKAVLFLNYFVFAILLNSVGTVILQVQQNFGISKSSASVLEGFKDLPIAICSFILASFLPKIGIKNSMLIALFLVSGMCFVMPFTNDFWIFKVLFAIVGVSFALIKISVFTSIGLVTETDKEHSSFMGFLEGFFMIGVLAGNVLFSLYIDDHNPKSTHWLNVYWILGILSALSFLFLLFSKLNEKEAKSEKTDLLGDLKNSVSLFSYKKVLFFLLCAFLFVLVEQSFQTWTPTFYKEILKVPTSMSIQAGAVLAGAFALGRFLSGFFSRKISWIYVVSFCVIGFAVSLLLVLPLTHNIHIDAGTNWLNAPLVVYLFPLMGGLLAPIYPSINSVILASIPKYLHSAMSGLIVVFSAIGGTIGSIITGFVFQEFSGQQAFYLSLIPLSLLITSAIFMNKLKINPKK; from the coding sequence ATGAAAAACTTCAACATCAAGGCGGTTTTATTTTTGAACTATTTTGTTTTCGCAATTCTTCTGAATTCTGTGGGAACAGTAATTTTGCAGGTACAGCAGAACTTCGGGATTTCAAAATCATCTGCGAGTGTGCTGGAAGGCTTTAAAGATCTTCCGATTGCGATCTGTTCATTTATTCTCGCTTCGTTTCTTCCTAAAATTGGGATTAAGAATTCAATGCTGATTGCACTATTTCTGGTGAGCGGAATGTGCTTTGTGATGCCGTTTACCAATGATTTCTGGATCTTCAAAGTATTATTTGCCATTGTAGGAGTTTCTTTTGCGCTTATTAAAATTTCTGTTTTTACCTCCATTGGTTTGGTAACAGAAACGGATAAAGAGCACTCAAGCTTTATGGGATTTCTGGAAGGATTTTTTATGATCGGAGTTTTGGCAGGAAATGTTTTATTCAGTTTATATATTGACGATCACAATCCGAAATCTACCCATTGGCTTAATGTTTATTGGATCTTAGGAATTCTCTCGGCTTTGTCTTTCCTGTTTTTATTGTTTTCAAAACTGAATGAAAAAGAAGCGAAGAGTGAGAAAACCGATTTATTAGGCGATTTAAAAAATAGCGTAAGTTTATTTAGCTATAAAAAAGTATTGTTCTTTTTACTGTGTGCATTCCTTTTCGTATTGGTGGAGCAGAGTTTCCAGACATGGACTCCCACTTTTTATAAAGAAATTTTAAAAGTTCCAACCTCCATGAGTATTCAAGCGGGTGCTGTTTTAGCAGGAGCTTTTGCATTGGGGAGATTCTTATCAGGTTTCTTTTCCAGAAAAATAAGCTGGATCTATGTTGTATCATTCTGTGTCATTGGTTTTGCTGTAAGTTTACTTTTGGTGCTTCCGCTAACTCATAATATTCATATTGATGCCGGTACAAATTGGCTGAATGCACCACTTGTAGTGTATTTATTTCCATTAATGGGAGGTTTACTGGCCCCGATTTATCCGAGTATCAACTCAGTGATCCTTGCTTCCATCCCTAAGTACTTACATAGTGCGATGTCTGGATTGATCGTAGTTTTCTCTGCCATCGGGGGAACAATAGGTTCAATCATTACAGGTTTTGTGTTTCAGGAATTCAGCGGGCAGCAGGCATTTTACCTGTCTCTGATTCCCCTTTCATTGTTGATAACTTCAGCAATTTTCATGAATAAATTAAAAATTAACCCTAAGAAATAA
- a CDS encoding AraC family transcriptional regulator, translated as MKVTFERVIPNEKSSFRTIHNNSPISEFKWEYHYHPEIELVCVISGSGTRHVGYHKSNYTHGDLVLIGSNIPHSGFGLNSIDPHEEIVLQFKEEILQFPQQEVEARSIKNLLELSKYGIHFHHKVKKALLPKLKLMLESEGYKRYLLLLEILFELSKCTDYDLLNKEIMPYTIISKNKTRLENIFTYVEHHYDKEINIEDVAKLANLTLPAFCNFFKKATQITFTEFVNRYRINKACLLMAQDKSISECSYSCGFNNVTYFNRMFKKYTGKTPSEFIKDYAHNKVSV; from the coding sequence ATGAAAGTTACTTTTGAAAGAGTAATTCCCAATGAGAAAAGCTCCTTTCGTACCATTCATAATAACTCTCCTATTTCAGAATTCAAATGGGAGTACCATTATCATCCCGAAATTGAGCTGGTATGTGTCATTTCCGGGAGCGGAACCCGTCACGTTGGCTATCATAAAAGCAATTATACACATGGAGATCTCGTTCTGATCGGTTCTAATATTCCCCATTCAGGATTTGGATTGAATTCTATTGATCCGCATGAAGAAATAGTCCTTCAGTTTAAAGAAGAAATTCTCCAGTTTCCCCAACAAGAAGTGGAAGCCAGATCCATCAAAAATCTGCTTGAACTTTCAAAATATGGCATCCACTTTCATCATAAAGTAAAGAAAGCTCTCCTTCCGAAATTAAAATTGATGTTGGAATCAGAAGGTTATAAAAGATATTTATTGCTGTTGGAAATTCTTTTTGAACTGTCAAAGTGTACAGACTATGACCTTTTGAATAAGGAAATTATGCCTTACACCATTATTTCAAAGAATAAAACGCGTCTTGAAAATATTTTCACTTATGTAGAACACCATTACGACAAGGAAATCAATATTGAAGATGTCGCAAAACTGGCAAACCTGACTTTACCGGCCTTTTGTAATTTCTTTAAAAAAGCAACCCAGATCACCTTTACAGAATTTGTAAACCGATATCGCATCAATAAAGCTTGTCTGCTGATGGCTCAGGATAAATCAATTTCAGAATGCAGTTATAGTTGTGGCTTCAATAATGTAACCTATTTCAACAGGATGTTTAAAAAGTATACAGGAAAAACACCTTCAGAGTTCATTAAAGATTATGCTCATAATAAGGTGAGTGTCTGA
- a CDS encoding thioredoxin family protein, with amino-acid sequence MNTPSNMLALGTKAPFFELPNPSKTNELQSLEELKGEKGTLVIFMCNHCPFVLHVIDKINELYEDYNEKGIEFIAINANDIEKYPDDSPEKMIEFQIERNFDFPYLFDESQAIAKAYDAACTPDFYFFDDKLDLVYRGQMDDSRPGNNKDVTGEDLIIAFENLLAGESQEEIQRPSMGCNIKWK; translated from the coding sequence ATGAATACTCCCTCCAATATGTTGGCATTAGGTACAAAAGCTCCGTTTTTTGAGCTTCCGAACCCGTCAAAAACGAATGAACTTCAGTCTTTAGAAGAACTGAAAGGAGAAAAAGGAACGCTGGTTATCTTCATGTGCAACCACTGTCCGTTTGTTCTTCATGTAATTGATAAAATCAATGAATTGTATGAAGACTATAATGAAAAAGGAATTGAATTCATTGCGATCAATGCTAATGATATTGAAAAATATCCGGATGACTCTCCTGAAAAAATGATTGAGTTCCAAATCGAAAGAAATTTTGATTTCCCTTATTTATTTGATGAGAGCCAGGCTATTGCAAAAGCTTATGATGCAGCATGTACTCCTGATTTTTATTTCTTTGATGATAAATTAGACCTTGTATACAGAGGCCAGATGGATGATTCAAGACCTGGAAATAACAAAGATGTTACCGGAGAAGATTTGATTATTGCTTTTGAAAATCTTTTAGCTGGAGAATCTCAGGAAGAAATTCAGAGACCTAGTATGGGATGTAATATTAAATGGAAGTAA
- a CDS encoding TetR/AcrR family transcriptional regulator gives MGLHERRQREKESIRASILQAAFTLAKSEGWASLSMRKIADAIEYSAPVVYDYFENKDAILFEISLDGFHKLHIELLKAQQQYDTPEEQLIALVDAYWNFAFNNKEYYQLMFGLGMQCCGKGQMKKEFSSFQELIYECTYNIIEKNGSNTDNACHMSHALFSAVHGMISIMMMRTGDIPSTMNKSTLDETVSSFIKSL, from the coding sequence ATGGGCTTACATGAACGTCGTCAAAGAGAAAAAGAATCCATACGTGCAAGTATCTTGCAGGCGGCATTCACTTTGGCGAAATCTGAAGGCTGGGCATCACTATCTATGCGTAAAATAGCAGACGCTATTGAATACAGCGCACCGGTGGTGTATGATTATTTCGAAAACAAGGATGCTATTCTATTTGAAATTTCATTAGATGGCTTTCACAAATTACACATAGAATTATTAAAAGCACAACAGCAATATGATACTCCGGAAGAGCAGCTTATAGCTCTTGTAGATGCTTATTGGAACTTTGCTTTTAATAATAAGGAATATTACCAACTCATGTTTGGGCTGGGAATGCAATGTTGTGGGAAAGGACAGATGAAAAAAGAATTTTCTTCGTTCCAGGAATTGATTTATGAATGTACCTATAACATCATTGAAAAAAACGGATCGAATACAGATAATGCATGTCATATGTCTCACGCCCTATTTTCAGCGGTTCATGGGATGATTTCCATTATGATGATGCGTACAGGAGATATTCCATCTACTATGAATAAATCGACTTTGGATGAGACTGTTTCATCATTTATTAAGTCTTTATAA
- a CDS encoding efflux RND transporter periplasmic adaptor subunit, whose protein sequence is MNIPGKTRFIVLISSIILLQSCTKAAEGSNTAPPAPELPVYTVISSPATTYQEFPTALEGKNNVEIRSQVDGYLDRIYVEEGAYVRAGQPLFKIDSRSYGEQMNMANANLQVANANIQKAKVEVDRLQPLVAAKVVSDVQLKTAKANYEAAIAAASQARASVGSAKINVGFTTITAPVSGYIGRIPFKKGSLISRTDPNPLTLLSDISEIYAYFSLSELDFIAFQNKYPGATLEEKLKNMPMVDLVIADNSTYPEKGRLSIVDGQFDKTTGAISVRAVFPNTNGTLRTGNTGRIRMPQLISNAVIIPQESTFEIQDKTYVYVMGKDKKVTGKLIKISGKTDSYYFISEGLSPGEKIVYTGIGNLKDGASINPKVISSDSLLRAKPL, encoded by the coding sequence ATGAACATACCTGGAAAAACAAGGTTTATTGTACTTATATCAAGTATAATTCTTTTACAGAGCTGCACCAAGGCTGCGGAAGGATCCAATACTGCACCTCCAGCTCCTGAACTTCCGGTTTATACCGTTATATCTTCTCCTGCTACCACCTATCAGGAATTCCCAACTGCTTTAGAAGGGAAAAACAATGTGGAAATCAGATCTCAGGTTGATGGATATCTGGACAGAATTTATGTAGAGGAAGGCGCGTATGTAAGAGCCGGACAGCCTTTATTTAAAATAGATTCAAGAAGCTATGGCGAGCAGATGAATATGGCAAATGCTAATCTTCAGGTTGCCAACGCCAATATACAAAAGGCAAAAGTAGAAGTGGACAGACTTCAGCCTTTAGTTGCTGCAAAAGTTGTATCTGATGTTCAGCTTAAAACAGCAAAAGCCAACTATGAAGCCGCTATAGCTGCCGCATCACAGGCCAGAGCATCTGTTGGCAGTGCTAAAATCAATGTAGGATTTACTACGATTACAGCACCCGTAAGCGGATATATCGGGCGAATTCCTTTTAAAAAGGGAAGCCTGATCTCAAGAACTGATCCTAATCCATTGACTTTACTATCAGACATCAGTGAAATTTATGCCTATTTCTCTTTAAGTGAACTTGATTTTATTGCTTTTCAGAATAAATATCCCGGCGCAACTTTAGAAGAAAAGTTAAAAAATATGCCTATGGTAGACTTGGTTATTGCAGACAACAGTACTTATCCTGAAAAAGGAAGATTAAGCATTGTAGACGGACAGTTTGACAAAACAACAGGAGCCATCAGCGTACGTGCCGTTTTTCCTAATACCAACGGAACACTGAGAACCGGAAATACAGGAAGAATACGTATGCCACAACTGATTTCAAATGCAGTGATTATTCCACAGGAATCTACTTTCGAAATTCAGGATAAAACGTATGTCTATGTAATGGGCAAAGATAAAAAGGTAACCGGAAAACTTATTAAAATTTCAGGAAAAACAGACAGTTATTACTTTATCTCTGAGGGACTTTCACCAGGAGAAAAGATTGTCTACACCGGAATCGGAAACCTGAAAGACGGAGCTTCCATCAACCCCAAAGTTATTTCTTCGGATAGCTTATTAAGAGCAAAGCCGTTGTAA